The Schizosaccharomyces pombe strain 972h- genome assembly, chromosome: I genome contains a region encoding:
- a CDS encoding GPI anchored protein (S. pombe specific GPI anchored protein family 1) — protein MSPLIVGTLIIILLSGLATAFYVTWQGRLICAGVGLILEQAYEGGQMFNTLMAHCFETYNGVEKSGTQCVADWLKVGLLAVTFGAGGPRLVNTLGGTFLTSPTAKRSNLYCDDFTGADYFSCELETLRPYTLMRKSLPYGNIHDVWINTTDTHQMIGVHMTLNGTDMIHYYNKTYVINYSGLKLNSSAINKRSYFYPQDSFLVSHAEWQDGNGIWTDTDYFAAMADCDFLGQNLGFWLASSYPNAYKWETQLWRTVGINLNGNIIYPGQLIMQTFNGS, from the coding sequence atGTCCCCTTTAATAGTTGGGactttaataattatcCTATTGTCAGGACTCGCAACTGCTTTTTATGTTACGTGGCAAGGCAGACTCATTTGTGCTGGTGTAGGGCTCATACTTGAACAGGCTTATGAGGGTGGTCAGATGTTTAACACATTGATGGCACATTGCTTTGAAACGTACAATGGTGTTGAGAAAAGTGGAACGCAGTGTGTGGCCGATTGGCTTAAAGTAGGGCTTTTGGCTGTCACATTTGGGGCTGGAGGACCTAGATTGGTTAACACATTAGGTGGTACTTTTCTCACTTCTCCTACTGCAAAACGGAGCAATCTATATTGTGATGATTTTACTGGTGCTGATTACTTTAGCTGTGAACTTGAAACATTAAGGCCTTACACATTGATGAGAAAGAGCCTGCCGTATGGTAATATACACGATGTATGGATTAACACAACCGACACTCATCAGATGATAGGTGTACATATGACATTGAATGGAACAGATATGAttcattattataataaaacttaTGTAATTAATTATTCTGGTCTCAAACTAAATAGCTCTGCTATTAATAAAAGGTCTTACTTTTATCCTCAGGATTCCTTTCTTGTGAGTCATGCCGAATGGCAAGATGGTAATGGTATATGGACGGATACGGATTATTTCGCAGCTATGGCGGATTGTGACTTCTTGGGTCAAAATCTTGGTTTCTGGCTTGCAAGTTCCTATCCAAACGCATATAAGTGGGAAACACAACTGTGGCGCACCGTAGGAATAAACCTAAACGGTAATATAATATACCCGGGGCAACTCATTATGCAGACATTTAACGGTAGCTAA